In Rutidosis leptorrhynchoides isolate AG116_Rl617_1_P2 chromosome 2, CSIRO_AGI_Rlap_v1, whole genome shotgun sequence, one genomic interval encodes:
- the LOC139891207 gene encoding small ribosomal subunit protein eS8-like, translating to MGISRDSMHKRRETGGKKKAWRKKRKYELGRQPANTKISSNKTVRRVRVRGGNVKWRALRLDTGNYSWGSEAVTRKTRILDVVYNSSNNELVRTQTLVKSAIVQVDAAPFKQWYLQHYGVDIGRKKKTVATKKEGEEAEVAVEETKKSNHVERKIQKRQEDRKLDPHVEEQFSGGRLLGCISSRPGQCGRADGYILEGKELEFYMKKLQKKKGKGAAA from the exons ATGG GTATCTCTCGTGATTCTATGCACAAAAGGCGTGAAACTGGTGGCAAAAAGAAGGCATGGAGAAAGAAGCGAAA GTATGAGTTGGGAAGGCAGCCAGCAAACACTAAAATATCCAGCAACAAGACAGTTCGAAGGGTTAGGGTTCGTGGTGGTAATGTGAAATGGCGTGCGTTGAGGTTGGATACTGGTAACTACTCTTGGGGTAGTGAGGCAGTTACCCGAAAGACCCGTATTTTGGATGTGGTTTACAATTCATCCAACAATGAGTTGGTTAGGACTCAGACTCTTGTGAAGAGTGCCATTGTTCAGGTTGATGCTGCCCCGTTTAAGCAATGGTATCTTCAACACTATGGTGTTGACATTGGTCGCAAGAAGAAAACAGTAGCTACCAAGAAAGAGGGAGAG GAAGCTGAAGTTGCTGTTGAGGAGACAAAGAAAAGCAATCATGTTGAAAGAAAGATTCAGAAGCGTCAAGAGGATCGCAAACTCGACCCCCATGTTGAAGAGCAGTTTTCAGGTGGTCGtttattaggttgtatttcatcaCGTCCTGGCCAGTGTGGTCGTGCTGATGG ATATATTTTGGAGGGCAAGGAGCTTGAGTTCTACATGAAGAAGCTCCAGAAGAAGAAAGGAAAGGGTGCTGCTGCTTAA